The Cystobacter fuscus DSM 2262 genome includes a region encoding these proteins:
- a CDS encoding GON domain-containing protein has translation MNMTTHPLPFSQGKPLCMALTASAALLLPGIGHAASTCAEVRAQNPFAGDGTYTISVGNQPVDVYCHDMAGSPREYLTLPKTGSTTNYAHYGQSPNTSAGGMKSWYTKARFDPATLALNLGDTTFSTSEGWVRYGTTYVYSQGLGGAADCAAPYSQTGRGNIDLTGTPFDIVPNQFQLNGYLPAGSATPSGSQIVNLAAGGYCGAIGTSDGRLQLTLRPSTCAKVREQNPAASDGTYVLSLVHGTRDVQVYCHDMAGSPREYLTLPKTGSTTNYAHYGQSPNTSAGGLKSWYTKARFDPATLALELGDTTFSTSEGWARYGTTYVYSQGLGGAADCAAPYSQTGRGNIDLTGTPFDIVPNQFQLNGYLPAGSATPSGSQIVNLAAGGYCGAIGTSDGRLQLTLQPVL, from the coding sequence ATGAACATGACGACCCATCCGCTCCCCTTCTCCCAGGGAAAGCCTCTCTGCATGGCGCTGACCGCCTCGGCCGCGCTGCTGCTGCCGGGCATTGGCCACGCGGCCTCCACCTGCGCCGAGGTTCGCGCGCAGAACCCCTTCGCTGGGGATGGCACATACACCATCTCGGTTGGCAATCAGCCGGTCGATGTGTACTGCCACGACATGGCGGGCTCGCCTCGTGAGTACCTCACGCTGCCGAAGACCGGGAGCACCACCAACTACGCCCACTACGGCCAGAGCCCGAACACCTCCGCCGGTGGAATGAAGAGCTGGTACACCAAGGCGCGCTTCGACCCCGCGACGCTCGCGCTCAATCTCGGCGACACCACCTTCTCCACCAGCGAGGGCTGGGTGCGCTACGGAACCACCTACGTCTACAGCCAGGGGCTGGGAGGTGCGGCCGACTGCGCGGCTCCCTATTCGCAGACCGGCCGGGGCAACATCGACCTGACGGGCACGCCCTTCGACATCGTGCCCAACCAGTTCCAGCTCAACGGGTACCTGCCGGCGGGCTCGGCCACCCCCAGCGGTAGCCAGATCGTCAACCTCGCGGCGGGCGGCTACTGTGGCGCCATCGGCACCTCCGACGGCCGCCTGCAGCTCACGTTGCGGCCTTCCACCTGTGCCAAGGTTCGCGAGCAGAACCCCGCGGCCTCGGATGGCACCTACGTCCTCTCCCTCGTGCATGGAACCCGGGATGTGCAGGTGTATTGCCACGACATGGCGGGCTCGCCTCGTGAGTACCTCACGCTGCCGAAGACCGGGAGCACCACCAACTACGCCCACTACGGCCAGAGCCCGAACACCTCCGCCGGTGGGCTGAAGAGCTGGTACACCAAGGCGCGCTTCGACCCCGCGACGCTCGCGCTCGAGCTCGGCGACACCACCTTCTCCACCAGCGAGGGCTGGGCGCGCTACGGAACCACCTACGTCTACAGCCAGGGGCTGGGAGGTGCGGCCGACTGCGCGGCTCCCTATTCGCAGACCGGCCGGGGCAACATCGACCTGACGGGCACGCCCTTCGACATCGTGCCCAACCAGTTCCAGCTCAACGGGTACCTGCCGGCGGGCTCGGCCACCCCCAGCGGTAGCCAGATCGTCAACCTCGCGGCGGGCGGCTACTGTGGCGCCATCGGCACCTCCGACGGCCGCCTGCAGCTCACGTTGCAGCCTGTCCTCTGA
- a CDS encoding LamG-like jellyroll fold domain-containing protein has translation MPSHARSSPNWKPLWWTLAAAAPLLLPGLGHAATSCAEVRAQYPDAGDGTYSLTLGGQRVALYCHDMAGTPREYLTLPKTGSTTNYAHYAESLNTSANGLKSWYTKARFDPATLALDLGDTTFSTSEGWVLYGNTYIYSQGLGNAADCVAPNSQTGRANIDLTGTPFDIVPNQFQLNGYLPAGSATPSGSQIVNLTAGGYCGAIGTADGRLRLDLRSVSEPTPELVHRYSFTTSGVDSVSGANATLEGGATIADGEVVLNGAGAYVNLPIGGTIAILQDATFEAWVRWNSTEAQVMARIFDFNDNVRSSMFLTSSNGSTPLFALTTPQGGEELVPANHNPFPVGVLTHVAVTLDHTTGLIRLYVNGLEVARSHTDLTPARLGTTANNWLGRSLSTVHPFFKGSISEFRVYRTALSPSRIAANFSAGDAPRELRTSFSTRPANPTNVDTASFIFSANWTDLHSLCSLNGAAFQPCTSPFEIQSLSEDLHTFRVQARDVMGNVEASPVTYSWRVDKTPPETSFASAPEPETRLRSPTFSFVSSEPRSTFECSLDAAPFSECPAGVVFPPLDDGKHQLAVRARDEASNVDPEAAHHAWTVDTVAPMEPSLQEPAPGQKFLTDRPLFSGTAEPGTTVTLLVDGIDAGSVHADARGVWRRQPEVPLPWGTHRVSVSATDRAGNVSPLPPEVPFLTSRRGAYRLGCSAAPSSWQGSWPWVLLVLGLLRPRSRS, from the coding sequence ATGCCATCCCACGCTCGCTCCTCTCCCAACTGGAAGCCTCTCTGGTGGACGTTGGCTGCCGCGGCCCCGCTGCTGCTGCCGGGCCTCGGCCACGCGGCCACCTCTTGTGCCGAGGTTCGCGCGCAGTACCCCGACGCTGGGGATGGCACCTACTCCCTCACCCTCGGCGGCCAGCGGGTGGCGCTCTACTGCCACGACATGGCGGGCACTCCGCGCGAGTACCTCACGCTGCCGAAGACCGGGAGCACCACCAACTACGCCCACTACGCCGAGAGCCTGAACACCTCTGCCAATGGGCTGAAGAGCTGGTACACCAAGGCGCGCTTCGATCCCGCGACGCTCGCGCTCGATCTCGGCGACACCACCTTCTCCACCAGCGAAGGCTGGGTGCTCTACGGAAACACCTACATCTACAGCCAGGGGCTGGGAAATGCGGCCGACTGCGTGGCGCCCAACTCCCAGACCGGCCGGGCCAACATCGACCTGACGGGCACGCCCTTCGACATCGTGCCCAACCAGTTCCAGCTCAACGGGTACCTGCCGGCGGGCTCGGCCACCCCCAGCGGTAGCCAGATCGTCAATCTCACGGCAGGCGGCTACTGTGGCGCCATCGGCACCGCCGACGGCCGCCTGCGTCTCGACTTGCGGTCTGTTTCGGAGCCCACTCCGGAGTTGGTCCACCGCTATAGCTTCACCACCAGTGGGGTCGACTCGGTGAGCGGTGCGAATGCCACCCTCGAGGGGGGCGCCACGATTGCCGATGGCGAGGTGGTCTTGAACGGAGCGGGCGCCTACGTGAACCTGCCCATCGGAGGGACCATCGCGATCCTCCAGGATGCGACCTTCGAAGCCTGGGTGAGGTGGAACTCCACCGAGGCGCAGGTCATGGCGCGCATCTTCGACTTCAATGACAACGTGCGGTCCTCCATGTTCCTGACCTCGTCCAATGGCTCCACGCCTCTCTTCGCCCTCACCACCCCACAGGGCGGAGAGGAACTGGTGCCCGCGAACCACAATCCATTTCCGGTGGGAGTGCTCACCCATGTGGCGGTGACCCTGGACCACACAACGGGGCTCATCCGCTTGTACGTCAATGGCCTGGAGGTGGCGCGGAGTCACACGGACCTCACCCCGGCTCGTCTGGGCACCACCGCGAACAACTGGTTGGGCCGCTCGCTGTCCACGGTGCACCCCTTCTTCAAGGGCTCCATCTCGGAGTTCCGCGTCTACCGGACGGCGCTGTCACCGAGCCGCATCGCCGCCAACTTCAGTGCGGGAGACGCCCCAAGAGAGCTGCGAACGAGCTTCAGCACACGGCCCGCCAACCCCACCAACGTGGACACCGCCTCCTTCATCTTCAGCGCCAACTGGACGGACCTCCATTCCCTGTGCAGCCTGAATGGGGCTGCCTTCCAGCCCTGCACCTCGCCATTTGAAATCCAGTCCCTCTCCGAGGACCTCCATACCTTTCGTGTCCAGGCTCGCGATGTGATGGGCAACGTAGAGGCCTCGCCTGTCACGTACTCCTGGAGGGTGGACAAGACGCCTCCCGAGACGAGCTTCGCCTCGGCTCCCGAGCCAGAGACCCGCCTGCGAAGCCCCACCTTCTCGTTCGTCTCCAGCGAGCCACGCTCCACCTTCGAGTGCAGCCTCGACGCGGCGCCCTTCAGCGAATGCCCCGCTGGCGTCGTCTTTCCTCCACTGGACGACGGCAAGCACCAGCTCGCCGTCCGGGCACGCGATGAGGCCAGCAATGTGGACCCCGAGGCCGCCCACCATGCCTGGACGGTGGATACCGTGGCCCCCATGGAGCCCTCTCTCCAGGAGCCAGCTCCCGGCCAGAAGTTCCTCACCGACAGGCCTCTCTTCTCCGGCACGGCCGAGCCTGGCACGACCGTGACACTCCTTGTCGACGGCATCGACGCCGGCTCGGTTCACGCCGATGCCCGAGGCGTCTGGAGGAGACAACCCGAGGTTCCTCTCCCCTGGGGAACGCACCGCGTCTCGGTCAGTGCCACCGACAGGGCCGGCAACGTCAGCCCCCTTCCCCCCGAGGTGCCCTTCCTCACCTCACGGCGCGGCGCCTACCGCCTGGGCTGCTCCGCCGCCCCTTCCTCATGGCAGGGCTCCTGGCCCTGGGTCCTGCTGGTGCTCGGGCTCCTCCGCCCGCGCTCTCGTTCATGA
- a CDS encoding serine/threonine-protein kinase, with translation MSARASRSCGTCGHCVPEGALACPVDGTLVPDALVGQHLGEYVVRQHIGSGGMGIVYAGEHLTIGRKVAIKLIREERSQGPQARGLLAEARAASAIRHHGIIDIFGFGQQPGVGQYLVMEYLEGSPLDVLLQARAPLPLPEALALLCEVLDALSAAHSVGVIHRDLKPSNIFVARQSNGTESIKVLDFGLAKRSTAPQGTTAQTHSDVVVGTPQYMAPEQALCEAVSPQTDLYAVGVIAFELLTGQRPFTGRSPMEIVAHHLRTPPPAPSLFVELPPEVDALVLQLLAKEPRQRPGSASEVASQLRALLPSREGSSLSSGARNSQALTLLEPPSAALPASPPTVTLQPPPVTPGPLVEPRPAPPQRGALRRWSAVAGGVLALAFGVGVVMTRGPGRSASLGRAPPPAARPVTSPALAEPVVRVPRSEPEPEPIQAPTPVLTATARRGESAPAPTKKKVHAAPPRAATSVASQPPSAPPEPAQQPAATGTLHLVMRGTWADVWVDGQKLGRVPPNHSYTLTSGEHELELRNPAFSHYRRTLVIPSGGRLQHVADLGAEAQSLSP, from the coding sequence ATGAGTGCGCGCGCATCCCGATCCTGCGGTACCTGTGGCCACTGCGTGCCCGAGGGCGCGCTGGCGTGCCCTGTCGATGGAACGCTCGTGCCCGACGCGCTGGTGGGCCAGCACCTCGGCGAGTACGTGGTGCGCCAGCATATCGGCAGCGGCGGCATGGGCATTGTCTACGCGGGCGAGCACCTCACGATTGGCCGCAAGGTCGCCATCAAGCTCATCCGCGAGGAGCGCTCCCAGGGGCCCCAGGCCCGCGGGCTGCTGGCCGAGGCCCGCGCGGCCAGCGCCATCCGTCACCATGGCATCATCGACATCTTCGGCTTCGGCCAGCAGCCGGGCGTCGGCCAGTATCTCGTCATGGAGTATCTCGAGGGCAGCCCCCTCGACGTGCTCCTCCAGGCCCGCGCGCCCCTGCCGCTCCCGGAGGCTCTCGCGCTGCTGTGCGAGGTGCTCGACGCGCTCTCCGCCGCGCACTCCGTGGGCGTCATCCACCGCGATCTCAAGCCGAGCAACATCTTCGTTGCCCGGCAGTCCAACGGGACCGAGTCCATCAAGGTGCTCGATTTCGGGCTCGCCAAGCGCAGCACCGCCCCCCAGGGCACCACCGCGCAGACGCACTCGGATGTCGTCGTCGGCACGCCGCAGTACATGGCTCCAGAGCAGGCCCTCTGTGAGGCGGTGAGCCCCCAGACGGATTTGTATGCGGTGGGTGTCATCGCCTTCGAGCTGCTCACCGGGCAGCGGCCCTTCACCGGCCGCTCTCCCATGGAGATCGTCGCCCACCACCTGAGGACACCGCCGCCCGCGCCCTCGTTGTTCGTGGAGCTGCCCCCCGAAGTCGATGCGCTCGTCCTCCAACTGCTCGCCAAGGAGCCCCGGCAGCGTCCAGGCTCGGCCAGCGAGGTGGCCAGCCAGCTCAGGGCCCTGCTCCCGTCACGAGAGGGCTCCAGCCTGTCCTCGGGGGCGAGGAACTCCCAGGCGCTCACCCTCCTCGAGCCACCCTCGGCCGCGCTACCCGCTTCGCCTCCCACGGTGACCCTCCAACCTCCGCCGGTCACGCCGGGCCCCCTGGTGGAGCCACGCCCCGCACCTCCCCAGCGCGGCGCGCTCCGAAGGTGGAGCGCGGTGGCGGGCGGCGTCCTGGCACTGGCATTCGGGGTGGGCGTGGTCATGACTCGCGGGCCCGGGAGGTCGGCCTCCCTCGGTCGCGCACCGCCCCCCGCGGCGCGGCCCGTGACAAGCCCCGCTCTTGCCGAGCCGGTGGTCCGGGTGCCGCGCTCCGAGCCCGAGCCCGAGCCGATCCAGGCTCCCACGCCCGTGCTCACGGCGACAGCCAGGCGTGGAGAGAGCGCGCCCGCCCCCACCAAGAAGAAGGTGCATGCGGCTCCCCCTCGCGCGGCCACTTCCGTGGCCTCCCAGCCGCCCTCCGCACCACCCGAGCCCGCTCAGCAGCCAGCGGCCACCGGTACGCTCCATCTCGTGATGAGAGGCACCTGGGCGGATGTCTGGGTGGATGGGCAGAAGCTCGGGCGTGTGCCGCCCAACCACAGCTACACCCTGACCTCGGGCGAGCATGAGCTCGAGCTGCGCAACCCGGCCTTCTCGCACTATCGGCGGACCCTCGTCATCCCCTCCGGCGGTAGGCTGCAGCACGTCGCGGACCTGGGGGCCGAGGCCCAGTCTCTCTCTCCATGA
- a CDS encoding tetratricopeptide repeat protein, whose product MKLPLGLVTLLLVSGAAWAQTPGIERYEYGDFEAAARLFEQELAEPQRPPASRALIRIYLAASLYALGQMEEARRPLEELAREHPEVRVDPVRFPPELVAYAEVIRQQVESEQQLATREQELEKAREAERRRAARAAPISLRPEALGLFEAVDQQWTLGVGLAFQRESLEGSARVLLGASPAFHLQGGVLPGQGTLRPFLGLRASLIPGLDTYGAGPVVGARIALPAGLVGVVDVGADYFFTRQDELYRFAVTVQAGLGFALHLP is encoded by the coding sequence ATGAAGCTCCCCCTTGGGCTGGTGACTCTCCTGCTCGTGTCCGGGGCCGCCTGGGCGCAGACACCAGGGATCGAACGCTACGAGTATGGGGACTTCGAGGCCGCGGCCCGGCTCTTCGAGCAGGAGCTGGCCGAGCCCCAACGGCCCCCCGCGAGCCGGGCGCTGATCCGCATCTACCTGGCCGCCTCCCTGTATGCCCTGGGACAGATGGAGGAGGCTCGGAGGCCGCTGGAGGAACTGGCGCGCGAGCACCCCGAGGTGAGGGTGGATCCCGTGCGTTTCCCGCCAGAGCTGGTCGCGTACGCGGAAGTCATCCGCCAGCAGGTCGAGTCCGAGCAGCAGCTCGCCACGCGAGAGCAAGAGCTCGAGAAGGCGCGAGAGGCGGAGCGGCGGCGTGCCGCCCGCGCGGCCCCCATCTCCCTGAGGCCGGAGGCGCTCGGCCTCTTCGAAGCCGTGGATCAGCAGTGGACCTTGGGAGTGGGGCTCGCCTTCCAGCGCGAGTCCCTGGAAGGCAGCGCCCGGGTGCTGCTGGGCGCTTCCCCGGCCTTCCATCTGCAAGGCGGAGTACTGCCGGGCCAGGGAACATTGAGGCCCTTCCTGGGCTTGCGAGCCAGCCTGATACCAGGGCTCGACACCTATGGAGCGGGGCCCGTGGTCGGTGCGCGCATCGCGCTGCCAGCCGGCCTCGTGGGCGTGGTAGACGTCGGAGCCGACTACTTCTTCACCCGCCAGGACGAGCTCTATCGCTTCGCCGTCACGGTCCAGGCGGGGCTCGGTTTCGCTCTACACCTGCCGTGA